A single region of the Eublepharis macularius isolate TG4126 chromosome 14, MPM_Emac_v1.0, whole genome shotgun sequence genome encodes:
- the PIH1D2 gene encoding PIH1 domain-containing protein 2 isoform X2 translates to MEAFCRSEDMLAKASQLWTMLDDMAENSPESYRQFMQQQLNDAKQYYAPPEPYLCLEAQILEPTEKILFVNLCSWNKVPPPQSPSDPVPLSSGKMDTFDKPEPYSVLDLAYNPSVLEQGKHPFEKDQLIRLSLRFIEEHHDLVLSPTYSIAKFKLQGSLERMRQSLRGGQPAVPPSPKSTTDEVTLDQLRNITAQEEGAKLTLLENTVAPKPCLIEEISSMERPEELKPPPYEVTTRKDAHGKAVKLEVKVEMPEVRCVSECNLSISKALLLDGYCF, encoded by the exons ATGGAGGCCTTTTGTCGCTCAGAAGACATGCTAGCAAAGGCATCCCAGCTCTGGACAATGCTGGATGACATGGCTGAGAATTCTCCCGAGAGTTATCGCCAATTCATGCAACAGCAACTAAATGATGCAAAGCAGTATTATGCCCCTCCTGAGCCATATCTGTGCCTGGAAGCCCAGATCTTG GAGCCTACTGAAAAGATACTGTTTGTTAACCTCTGCAGTTGGAAtaaggtcccccctccccagtcaccGTCCGATCCAGTCCCATTAAGTTCTGGCAAAATGGATACATTTGATAAACCAG AGCCGTACAGCGTCCTTGATCTTGCATACAACCCGTCTGTTCTCGAGCAGGGAAAACACCCATTCGAGAAAGACCAACTGATTCGCTTGTCGCTCAGGTTCATTGAGGAGCATCACGACCTCGTCCTGTCCCCCACTTACAGTATTGCAAAATTTAAACTGCAAGGCAGCCTGGAAAGGATGAGGCAGAGTTTGAGAGGAGGGCAGCCAGCGGTGCCTCCTTCTCCAAAGAGCACAACAGATG AGGTGACGCTTGACCAGCTGAGAAACATCACAGCACAGGAGGAGGGCGCCAAACTGACTCTGCTGGAGAACACCGTtgcccccaaaccctgcctcatAGAGGAGATTTCTAGTATGGAGAGGCCAGAGGAGCTGAAGCCACCGCCGTATGAAGTTACCACGAGGAAAGATGCCCATGGAAAAGCCGTGAAGCTCGAAGTGAAAGTTGAAATGCCAGAGGTGCGCTGTGTCTCCGAGTGTAACCTGAGCATTTCTAAG GCACTGCTATTGGACGgctactgcttctga
- the TIMM8B gene encoding mitochondrial import inner membrane translocase subunit Tim8 B, whose amino-acid sequence MAELGGEAESAELQRLVAAEEQRARFTAQVHNFMEVCWDKCVEKTGSKLDSRTEACLGNCVNRFIDTTLSITNRFAQIVQKGGH is encoded by the exons ATGGCGGAGCTGGGCGGGGAGGCCGAGTCGGCCGAGCTGCAGCGCCTGGTGGCGGCCGAGGAGCAGCGGGCCCGCTTCACCGCTCAG GTTCACAACTTCATGGAAGTCTGCTGGGATAAATGTGTTGAGAAGACAGGCTCCAAGTTGGACTCCAGAACTGAAGCTTGCCTGGGCAATTGTGTCAACCGCTTCATAGACACAACACTCTCCATTACCAATCGCTTTGCACAGATAGTACAGAAAGGAGGGCATTGA
- the PIH1D2 gene encoding PIH1 domain-containing protein 2 isoform X1 — protein sequence MEAFCRSEDMLAKASQLWTMLDDMAENSPESYRQFMQQQLNDAKQYYAPPEPYLCLEAQILEPTEKILFVNLCSWNKVPPPQSPSDPVPLSSGKMDTFDKPEPYSVLDLAYNPSVLEQGKHPFEKDQLIRLSLRFIEEHHDLVLSPTYSIAKFKLQGSLERMRQSLRGGQPAVPPSPKSTTDEVTLDQLRNITAQEEGAKLTLLENTVAPKPCLIEEISSMERPEELKPPPYEVTTRKDAHGKAVKLEVKVEMPEVRCVSECNLSISKDDLLIECPQKYQLHLNLPESVEEEAASATFFKKKGVLLITLPVCQQNMLTQHVQGL from the exons ATGGAGGCCTTTTGTCGCTCAGAAGACATGCTAGCAAAGGCATCCCAGCTCTGGACAATGCTGGATGACATGGCTGAGAATTCTCCCGAGAGTTATCGCCAATTCATGCAACAGCAACTAAATGATGCAAAGCAGTATTATGCCCCTCCTGAGCCATATCTGTGCCTGGAAGCCCAGATCTTG GAGCCTACTGAAAAGATACTGTTTGTTAACCTCTGCAGTTGGAAtaaggtcccccctccccagtcaccGTCCGATCCAGTCCCATTAAGTTCTGGCAAAATGGATACATTTGATAAACCAG AGCCGTACAGCGTCCTTGATCTTGCATACAACCCGTCTGTTCTCGAGCAGGGAAAACACCCATTCGAGAAAGACCAACTGATTCGCTTGTCGCTCAGGTTCATTGAGGAGCATCACGACCTCGTCCTGTCCCCCACTTACAGTATTGCAAAATTTAAACTGCAAGGCAGCCTGGAAAGGATGAGGCAGAGTTTGAGAGGAGGGCAGCCAGCGGTGCCTCCTTCTCCAAAGAGCACAACAGATG AGGTGACGCTTGACCAGCTGAGAAACATCACAGCACAGGAGGAGGGCGCCAAACTGACTCTGCTGGAGAACACCGTtgcccccaaaccctgcctcatAGAGGAGATTTCTAGTATGGAGAGGCCAGAGGAGCTGAAGCCACCGCCGTATGAAGTTACCACGAGGAAAGATGCCCATGGAAAAGCCGTGAAGCTCGAAGTGAAAGTTGAAATGCCAGAGGTGCGCTGTGTCTCCGAGTGTAACCTGAGCATTTCTAAG GATGACCTACTGATTGAATGCCCTCAAAAATACCAACTGCACTTGAATCTGCCAGAGTCTGTGGAGGAGGAAGCAGCGTCAGCAACATTTTTCAAGAAGAAAGGGGTCCTGCTCATCACTCTGCCTGTTTGCCAGCAGAATATGCTCACTCAGCACGTACAGGGACTTTAG
- the NKAPD1 gene encoding uncharacterized protein NKAPD1, translated as MSRVPLGKVLLRNVIRHTDAHNKIQEESEMWKIREMEKQTEEIHWGKQKSSLSNSSSSRMRSDGFDEESQHAGWKVKNFAPVSVATEDDLRHARYWNKKLYECEASMPDRWGHSGYKELYPEEFDTDSDHRERDEQNSVNGKRKSQPGRRSSLDPHKKKKTKKSHKKKRKKKSHKKRKKKKQEQPSTASDSSQESECSEAGASGTGKQKRRHKKARKVLAKQPASSSGQDSDFSSSQGSEPKEKPEKQPKKKRRKRCASPLERCSEGVQEKRSKRKNWKVAADENSEDSSEED; from the exons ATGTCCCGGGTCCCTTTGGGGAAAGTCCTGCTGCGAAATGTCATTCGTCACACAGATGCACATAACAAG ATTCAGGAAGAGTCAGAAATGTGGAAAATACGAGAGATGGAAAAGCAGACTGAAGAAATACATTGGGGCAAGCAAAAGAGTTCACTTTCCAATTCTTCCAG TAGCCGGATGCGTAGCGATGGCTTCGATGAGGAAAGCCAACACGCTGGCTGGAAGGTGAAGAACTTTGCTCCTGTATCGGTGGCGACGGAAGATGACCTCCGCCATGCCCGATACTGGAACAAGAAGCTCTACGAATGTGAAGCCAGCATGCCAGACAG ATGGGGCCATAGTGGCTACAAAGAACTGTATCCAGAAGAATTTGATACAGACAG CGATCACCGGGAGCGAGACGAACAGAATTCTGTGAACGGAAAAAGAAAATCTCAGCCTGGGAGACGTTCTTCTCTTGACCCGCACAAAAAGAAGAAGACCAAAAAGTCACACAAGAAGAAGCGGAAAAAGAAATCGCACAAGAAGCGCAAGAAGAAGAAACAGGAGCAGCCGAGCACAGCATCAGATTCTTCCCAAGAATCGGAATGTTCCGAGGCAGGCGCTTCGGGCACAGGGAAGCAGAAGCGGCGCCACAAAAAGGCCAGGAAGGTCCTAGCCAAGCAGCCCGCCTCTTCCTCAGGGCAGGACAGTGACTTCAGCAGCTCACAGGGCAGTGAGCCCAAGGAGAAGCCGGAGAAGCAGCCGAAGAAAAAGCGGAGGAAACGCTGTGCTTCCCCCTTGGAAAGATGCAGTGAAGGCGTACAGGAGAAACGCAGCAAGAGGAAGAACTGGAAAGTGGCAGCTGACGAGAATTCGGAGGACAGCTCTGAGGAGGATTAA